Proteins encoded by one window of Polyangia bacterium:
- the cas1c gene encoding type I-C CRISPR-associated endonuclease Cas1c — protein sequence MTAQAQNVLYVLSDGAYLSRDHDTVVVKVDGERRAQVPICQIEGVAVLARAGVSPELLGGLVDAGVFVSFFGYGGRLLARVDGIPGGNVLLRKAQVRASDNAAATLALARSFVIGKVASERGQVRRASRDGNGESAEVFGAAADRLAIFSRRALEADNLDELRGIEGGAAREYFQVFDRLLKTDEADLRFNGRSRRPPADPINAMLSFGYALLMRDCAAALAGVGLDPAIGFLHEDRPGRLGLALDVMEELRAPVVDRLVIALVNRRQIGAAHFRKFEGARWEMTHDGRRSFIAAYQAAKSDQIKHIFLEQNASWGLVPHLQARLLARTLRGDIIAYPPFQLK from the coding sequence ATGACAGCCCAGGCTCAGAACGTACTGTATGTGTTGAGCGATGGCGCGTACCTCTCGCGCGATCACGACACGGTCGTGGTCAAAGTCGACGGGGAACGACGCGCTCAGGTGCCGATCTGCCAAATTGAAGGCGTCGCGGTACTGGCCAGGGCGGGCGTCTCGCCGGAACTCCTGGGTGGATTGGTTGATGCGGGCGTATTCGTTTCGTTCTTTGGTTACGGCGGTCGGCTGTTGGCGCGGGTTGATGGCATTCCGGGGGGGAACGTACTTCTACGAAAAGCACAGGTTCGTGCATCAGACAACGCCGCAGCCACGTTGGCGCTGGCCCGTTCCTTCGTGATCGGAAAGGTCGCCAGTGAGCGCGGCCAAGTTCGGCGTGCCAGCCGCGATGGCAATGGCGAGAGTGCGGAAGTGTTTGGCGCGGCGGCAGATCGCCTGGCGATCTTCAGTCGTCGAGCATTGGAGGCGGACAACCTCGACGAACTACGGGGCATCGAAGGGGGAGCCGCGCGCGAGTACTTTCAGGTGTTCGACCGCTTGCTGAAGACCGACGAGGCCGATCTGCGGTTCAATGGTCGGTCGCGAAGGCCACCTGCTGATCCGATCAACGCGATGCTGTCTTTCGGTTATGCGCTGCTGATGCGCGATTGCGCCGCAGCGCTTGCCGGAGTCGGCCTGGACCCGGCTATTGGTTTCTTGCATGAGGATCGCCCCGGTCGGCTTGGCCTGGCACTTGATGTCATGGAAGAGCTGCGAGCACCCGTGGTCGATCGGTTGGTGATCGCGTTGGTCAATCGCCGGCAGATTGGCGCCGCCCACTTTAGGAAGTTTGAAGGGGCTCGTTGGGAGATGACCCACGACGGCCGGCGGTCGTTTATCGCTGCATATCAAGCGGCTAAATCTGACCAGATCAAACATATATTTCTTGAACAGAACGCAAGCTGGGGCTTGGTCCCCCACCTGCAAGCCAGGTTGCTGGCCAGAACCCTAAGGGGCGACATCATTGCCTATCCGCCTTTTCAGCTCAAGTGA
- the cas5c gene encoding type I-C CRISPR-associated protein Cas5c, whose product MSKSNSRSFRVLVSGPLAVFTRPEMKAERVSYEVMTPSAARGVLEAVLWKPSMRWVVTEIAVLNEIRWMSFRRNEVNSKLSPRSRNDYFADEDRAQRNTVALREVAYEIKAHLCLTEKAGPEETVTKFEEMFERRLEKGQTFHQPYLGCREMAADIRAADGEREPISLSKPLGLVFYDFDYLSEPPRPLFFEARLDRGVLRLPTWDEVRRDNQGRAEE is encoded by the coding sequence ATGTCGAAATCGAACAGCCGCAGCTTTCGTGTCTTGGTCTCAGGCCCCCTCGCCGTTTTTACGCGGCCAGAGATGAAGGCGGAGCGGGTGTCATATGAGGTGATGACCCCTTCTGCGGCGCGAGGCGTTTTGGAGGCCGTCCTCTGGAAACCGTCCATGCGTTGGGTGGTCACTGAGATCGCCGTCCTGAACGAGATTCGGTGGATGTCTTTTCGTCGCAATGAGGTGAACTCGAAGCTTTCACCACGAAGCCGCAATGACTACTTCGCCGACGAGGATCGGGCTCAGCGCAACACCGTGGCGCTTCGTGAGGTTGCCTATGAGATCAAGGCGCATCTTTGCCTGACGGAAAAGGCGGGCCCCGAGGAAACTGTCACAAAGTTCGAGGAGATGTTCGAGCGGCGGCTGGAGAAAGGGCAGACTTTCCACCAGCCTTACTTGGGTTGCCGAGAAATGGCGGCCGACATTCGCGCGGCCGACGGGGAGAGAGAACCAATCAGCCTGTCAAAACCGCTTGGCCTGGTTTTTTACGATTTTGACTATCTGAGCGAGCCGCCACGACCTTTATTCTTCGAAGCCCGGCTGGATCGTGGCGTGCTTCGATTGCCTACGTGGGACGAAGTGAGGCGCGACAACCAAGGGAGAGCCGAGGAATGA
- a CDS encoding glycosyl hydrolase family 18 protein, which yields MTRHFFGFLGAGLFLVAVAGAGCSSSDIGAGSGGAGGSTATGSGGSTMIDPSGSGGSVVTSGTGGADTSGGSGGAVAPVDAGSSDDSGVVPKDGPVAGDVDTTKGAVRLVAYLPNYSGSFSMWATKVNFSRVTHLNLAFALATATNGWNMGASDADVKAIVDAAHAAGVKVLPSLGGGGGDQSVIGRYNTASNVDPLVQSLDAFIAKYNFDGADIDIESPANLGANFSNFVNKVVAKLRPEGKLVTAAVAQYLQENMQDATLHQFDFVNVMIYSGLTQTMKDITYYLNTKKVPKDQVVLGAGFFGTEPGDKEISYASIIKADPMAWSKDSTTVSGQTVNYTGMDTMKKLTEYAKTIGGIMVWDLTEDTYDDHSLMKVIQGDL from the coding sequence ATGACTCGTCATTTTTTCGGCTTTCTGGGCGCTGGCTTGTTTCTTGTGGCCGTCGCCGGAGCGGGATGCTCCAGCAGCGACATCGGGGCCGGCAGCGGTGGCGCCGGCGGTAGCACCGCCACCGGCAGCGGTGGGTCCACGATGATCGATCCCAGCGGCAGCGGCGGCTCTGTCGTCACCAGCGGCACCGGTGGCGCGGACACCTCAGGCGGCAGCGGCGGCGCGGTGGCGCCCGTGGACGCCGGATCGAGCGACGACAGTGGTGTCGTGCCCAAGGACGGTCCGGTGGCCGGCGACGTCGATACCACCAAGGGCGCCGTTCGGTTGGTCGCTTATCTGCCCAATTACAGCGGCAGCTTCTCGATGTGGGCGACGAAGGTGAATTTCTCCAGGGTCACGCATTTGAACCTGGCCTTCGCGCTGGCCACCGCCACCAATGGCTGGAACATGGGCGCGTCAGACGCTGACGTGAAAGCGATCGTCGACGCCGCCCATGCGGCCGGCGTCAAGGTGTTGCCGTCGCTGGGGGGCGGCGGCGGCGATCAGTCGGTGATTGGCCGTTACAACACCGCCAGCAACGTCGATCCGCTGGTGCAGAGCCTGGATGCGTTCATCGCCAAGTACAACTTCGACGGCGCTGACATCGACATTGAAAGCCCGGCCAACCTGGGCGCGAATTTCTCCAACTTCGTCAACAAGGTTGTCGCCAAGCTGCGCCCGGAAGGCAAGCTGGTGACCGCCGCGGTCGCGCAATACCTGCAGGAAAACATGCAGGACGCGACGCTGCACCAGTTCGATTTCGTCAACGTGATGATCTATTCGGGCCTGACCCAAACGATGAAAGACATCACGTACTACTTGAACACCAAGAAGGTGCCCAAGGATCAGGTCGTGCTCGGCGCCGGTTTCTTCGGGACCGAGCCGGGCGACAAGGAGATCTCGTACGCCAGCATCATCAAAGCCGACCCCATGGCCTGGAGCAAAGACAGCACCACGGTCAGCGGCCAGACGGTCAACTACACCGGCATGGACACAATGAAAAAGCTCACCGAGTACGCCAAGACCATCGGCGGCATCATGGTGTGGGATCTGACCGAGGACACTTACGACGATCACTCCCTGATGAAGGTGATTCAGGGCGATCTATAG
- the cas7c gene encoding type I-C CRISPR-associated protein Cas7/Csd2, whose product MSDLKNRYDFVMLFDVKDGNPNGDPDAGNLPRIDPETSQGLVTDVCLKRKVRNYVLLSKSGQPTYDIFVKEKAVLNNLIAGAYAAHGINLDEPPKGKIKRAEKGHGEGGEVDTARMEMCKTYFDVRTFGAVMSTGPNAGQVRGPVQFTFGRSIDPIVTLEHSITRMAVATVEEAAKQGGENRTMGRKNTVPYGLYRAHGFISPQLAAQTGFTEQDLSVLWEALEHMFEHDRSAARGLMSLRRLLVFRHASALGNAPAHRLFDLIRVERKDMLRTPRDFSDYAVNIAAAPAGVELLDRSF is encoded by the coding sequence ATGTCCGACCTGAAGAATCGATACGACTTCGTCATGCTCTTCGACGTCAAGGACGGAAACCCAAACGGAGACCCGGACGCGGGCAATCTGCCCAGGATCGATCCCGAGACCAGCCAAGGGCTGGTGACGGACGTGTGCCTGAAGCGAAAGGTTCGCAACTATGTGTTGCTGTCGAAGTCTGGACAGCCCACCTACGACATCTTCGTCAAGGAGAAGGCGGTCCTGAATAACCTGATTGCGGGCGCATATGCCGCACACGGAATCAATCTTGACGAACCACCAAAGGGTAAGATCAAGCGGGCCGAAAAAGGGCATGGCGAGGGAGGCGAGGTCGACACAGCGCGGATGGAAATGTGTAAGACGTATTTCGACGTCAGAACATTCGGCGCGGTCATGTCGACAGGCCCGAACGCCGGGCAGGTTCGCGGCCCGGTACAATTCACGTTCGGCCGTTCAATCGACCCCATCGTGACCTTGGAACATTCCATCACCCGGATGGCGGTGGCCACGGTCGAAGAGGCCGCCAAGCAGGGCGGCGAAAACAGAACCATGGGACGAAAGAACACCGTCCCTTATGGCCTGTATCGCGCCCATGGTTTTATCTCTCCACAGCTAGCGGCTCAAACCGGCTTCACCGAGCAGGACCTATCTGTGTTGTGGGAGGCTCTCGAGCACATGTTCGAGCACGACCGGAGTGCCGCGCGCGGTCTGATGTCTCTCCGCCGTTTGCTGGTCTTTCGCCACGCATCCGCATTGGGAAATGCTCCAGCCCATCGACTTTTCGATCTGATCAGGGTCGAGCGAAAGGACATGTTGCGAACGCCTCGCGATTTTTCCGATTACGCAGTCAATATTGCCGCCGCCCCCGCTGGCGTCGAACTTTTGGATCGCAGCTTCTGA
- the cas4 gene encoding CRISPR-associated protein Cas4 has product MEVDDLIPISALQHLVFCERQAALIHVERLWRDDTSTTQGHLVHERPDTPGSALQAGVKVARALPLVSRRLGIFGVADMVELHRDPQAPKGFRPVPVEVKKGSTKNLRADQVQLCAQAICLEEEFGVRVTSAWLFYSASHRRKLIELDDGLRDQTGRVVERLREIIARHLVPMPLVSEKVCAKCSLEALCLPRATRDRDRALRYVEALARSRE; this is encoded by the coding sequence ATGGAGGTTGACGACCTCATTCCCATCTCGGCGCTTCAGCACCTCGTTTTCTGCGAGAGGCAGGCAGCCTTGATCCACGTCGAGCGTTTGTGGCGCGATGACACTTCAACAACCCAGGGCCACCTTGTTCACGAGCGACCTGACACCCCGGGCTCCGCATTGCAGGCAGGCGTCAAGGTGGCGCGTGCTCTGCCTCTGGTCTCGCGCCGTTTGGGCATCTTTGGCGTGGCGGATATGGTTGAACTGCACAGGGATCCTCAGGCGCCCAAGGGATTTCGGCCAGTTCCTGTGGAGGTCAAGAAGGGGAGCACAAAGAACCTCCGCGCCGATCAGGTCCAGCTCTGTGCGCAGGCGATCTGTTTGGAGGAGGAGTTCGGTGTCCGGGTAACGTCAGCCTGGTTATTTTATTCAGCCAGCCACCGGCGCAAGCTGATCGAATTGGACGATGGTCTGCGAGATCAAACAGGCAGGGTCGTAGAACGACTTCGCGAAATCATCGCGAGACATCTGGTCCCGATGCCGCTGGTGTCGGAGAAAGTCTGCGCCAAGTGTTCTCTTGAGGCGTTATGTCTTCCGCGTGCAACCCGTGATCGAGATAGAGCTCTTCGTTATGTCGAGGCGCTGGCAAGGAGCCGGGAATGA
- the cas2 gene encoding CRISPR-associated endonuclease Cas2: protein MLVLVCYDVSTVTAEGRRRLRRVADLCENHGVRVQFSLFECPIDQMTWLRLRHDLLQTMESDEDSLRFYFIDEDAKQKTEHHGVRKPLDLRGPLVF, encoded by the coding sequence GTGTTGGTCCTCGTTTGTTACGACGTGTCCACCGTAACCGCCGAAGGCCGGCGCAGGTTACGCCGGGTTGCGGATCTCTGCGAAAACCATGGCGTACGAGTACAGTTTTCATTGTTCGAGTGTCCAATCGATCAAATGACGTGGCTAAGGTTACGACACGATCTTTTGCAAACGATGGAATCTGATGAGGACAGCCTACGCTTTTACTTCATCGACGAAGACGCCAAGCAAAAGACAGAGCACCATGGAGTTCGGAAGCCATTGGATCTACGTGGACCGCTGGTGTTTTGA
- the cas8c gene encoding type I-C CRISPR-associated protein Cas8c/Csd1 has translation MMLRALVELATREGLVESDDFEKKRVDFEIQIDDDGRFVGLISLQGEDGKGQRMSVPRFPSRTMQVVPGFMVDNAKYVLGIGDPKKDKSERLAKCQAAFIGLIKDAFTATKDPGLSALLAFYERIADNLASVLRDRSADKWSGSEILFFSDPTLGRLHDRPAIREYWAAFRNAETNDGGSTERARCLVTGRYDVIERLHPMLKRVPGGQSSGAAVVSFNADAFESHHLSQGDNAPVCRSAAIAYTTALNWLLEKVDDRPHRHGVRIGDDAVALYWTTAPDKALSFFADLWEGPRKEEAERFFESPWKGQPPADLDQNRFYAVTLGGNAARVVVRDWFETSIGKVKENLSQYCDDLAIGAVRRPFAIWQLLAAIDPPGKATAPPDMGARVFAASLKGTPLPRELLRHALLRMRVPGKKAEAFWVLGARVALIKATLLGIGRTDQNKTHLKEVTVSLDSNSNLTAYNLGRLFAALERAQQNALGDVNSTIRDRYFSAATMTPALVFPRLLRMAQHHIAKAKAENREYGIERTVTEIVGRLPATGLPSLLTLEDQGLFAVGYYHQREAFFTKRKTSNPPAASAAGEE, from the coding sequence ATGATGCTCCGTGCCCTGGTCGAGTTGGCCACACGCGAAGGCCTCGTCGAGAGCGATGACTTCGAAAAAAAGCGCGTCGATTTCGAGATTCAGATCGACGATGACGGGCGATTCGTCGGACTGATTAGTTTGCAGGGTGAAGACGGGAAAGGGCAGCGGATGTCCGTCCCTCGATTTCCATCGCGAACAATGCAGGTGGTGCCTGGGTTCATGGTCGATAACGCGAAATATGTCCTTGGTATTGGTGACCCGAAGAAAGACAAGTCAGAGCGGTTGGCCAAATGCCAAGCTGCCTTTATCGGACTGATCAAAGATGCATTCACCGCGACGAAGGATCCGGGACTGTCGGCCCTGCTCGCATTCTATGAACGAATCGCCGACAATCTCGCGTCAGTCTTGCGCGACCGATCCGCTGACAAATGGTCAGGCAGCGAGATTCTTTTCTTTTCGGACCCAACGCTGGGCAGATTGCATGACCGACCGGCCATTCGTGAATATTGGGCAGCGTTTCGAAACGCAGAAACCAACGATGGCGGCTCAACCGAGCGAGCGCGCTGTCTGGTCACAGGACGCTATGACGTGATCGAGCGGTTGCACCCGATGCTCAAGCGGGTTCCAGGTGGCCAGTCGTCCGGCGCCGCCGTGGTCAGTTTCAATGCCGACGCGTTCGAATCTCATCACCTTTCGCAAGGCGACAACGCACCTGTATGTCGCTCAGCAGCGATCGCCTATACGACAGCGCTAAATTGGCTCCTCGAAAAGGTCGATGATCGTCCCCATCGGCACGGCGTTCGAATCGGGGACGATGCAGTTGCCCTCTATTGGACGACGGCGCCCGACAAAGCCTTGTCATTCTTTGCCGATCTATGGGAAGGACCACGAAAAGAGGAAGCTGAGCGCTTCTTCGAATCGCCATGGAAGGGCCAACCGCCAGCCGATCTTGACCAGAATCGTTTCTATGCGGTCACATTGGGCGGCAATGCGGCGCGCGTCGTCGTCAGGGATTGGTTCGAGACGTCGATTGGCAAGGTGAAAGAAAACCTGAGCCAGTATTGCGATGATCTCGCCATCGGGGCTGTGCGACGACCGTTCGCGATCTGGCAGCTCTTGGCCGCCATCGATCCGCCGGGCAAGGCAACCGCTCCGCCCGACATGGGGGCGCGGGTTTTTGCCGCTTCCCTGAAGGGAACGCCGCTGCCACGGGAACTCCTTCGTCACGCACTTCTCCGTATGCGTGTGCCGGGGAAGAAGGCCGAAGCCTTTTGGGTCCTTGGCGCGCGGGTCGCGCTGATCAAGGCAACGCTCCTTGGAATTGGTAGGACGGACCAAAACAAGACGCACTTGAAGGAGGTCACCGTGTCATTGGATTCAAACAGCAACCTAACGGCCTATAACCTTGGCCGCCTTTTCGCCGCATTGGAGCGGGCTCAACAAAACGCCCTGGGTGATGTGAACAGTACCATCCGCGATCGCTATTTCAGCGCCGCGACGATGACGCCGGCCCTGGTATTTCCCCGGTTGCTCCGAATGGCCCAACACCACATCGCCAAGGCCAAGGCCGAGAATCGAGAGTACGGAATCGAACGAACGGTGACCGAAATCGTGGGCCGCCTTCCCGCGACCGGTTTGCCATCGCTGTTGACCCTTGAGGATCAGGGGTTGTTTGCCGTGGGTTACTACCACCAACGAGAAGCTTTTTTCACAAAACGCAAGACATCTAATCCCCCCGCTGCTTCTGCTGCAGGAGAGGAGTGA
- the cas3 gene encoding CRISPR-associated helicase Cas3' — protein MSATHFAPGWATISPDALAHVASDGRGHSLAEHLRAVSDGAGIFAQPLGCSEEARLAGLWHDLGKYSGDFQRMIRLENGIEAHIEGEGNERDHSSAGAIHAFKRGKHLYAVAAAIAGHHAGLADQADLRQRLILKQHLYEAVVDRLPPAPILSAAVPDVPEWIADAKPGDEAVLLRLEMHTRMLFSALCDADFLDTELFFSVERAEMRSGRPSVSFLAERLDLYLQQKEAVAPPTTVNVVRGEVRRACAATAVDEPGIFSLTVPTGGGKTLASMSFALEHARLHRLHRVVVAIPFTSIIEQTASVFRDVFGDDAIVEHHSALDPIHEKARNRIASENWDAPLIVTTNVQLFESLLSNRPSACRKLHRLARSVIILDEAQALPGHLLPAILDVLARLVQHYGATVVICTATQPAWFRSERLPMGFADVREICPSDMDLFARLRRVEATVENADKATPYDEVASWIAAEPNCLAIVHRRDDAQSLCRTVDARLAAPSTIHLSALMTPAHRSEVLAQVRQLQLAGRPVRLVATQLVEAGVDLDFPVVFRALAGLDALAQAAGRCNREGRLARGSLRIFIAETEPPLGVPRTGRDIARVMMARRQLGDLFSPAVQLQYFRELYDRTDLRRGLELQKQRASLNFATVSKSFQLIQDGWSAPLVIAHGDGKYRLDDLKVAGPSRSRLRALQRFTINVPRRFLLNWVNAGVVSVVADSVHALEGPALASYDPRFGLIPERMGYIDPTQLIVG, from the coding sequence GTGTCTGCTACCCACTTCGCGCCTGGTTGGGCAACGATTAGTCCGGACGCACTGGCCCACGTCGCATCGGATGGTCGCGGGCATTCGCTTGCTGAGCACCTTCGGGCAGTGTCTGACGGCGCCGGCATATTTGCACAACCGCTCGGATGTTCTGAGGAGGCTCGGCTGGCGGGCCTTTGGCATGACCTAGGAAAGTATTCTGGCGACTTTCAGCGGATGATCAGGCTGGAAAACGGAATCGAAGCCCACATTGAGGGCGAGGGCAATGAACGCGATCATTCTTCTGCCGGCGCCATTCACGCCTTCAAAAGGGGAAAACACCTCTACGCCGTGGCGGCGGCCATCGCTGGTCATCATGCAGGACTGGCGGATCAGGCCGATTTGCGGCAGCGGCTGATTCTGAAACAACACCTCTATGAGGCGGTTGTCGATCGTTTGCCCCCGGCACCGATCCTCTCGGCAGCGGTCCCGGACGTCCCCGAATGGATCGCTGACGCCAAACCAGGCGACGAGGCCGTTTTGCTTCGTTTGGAGATGCACACTCGGATGCTCTTCTCGGCCCTGTGCGATGCGGACTTTCTGGATACAGAATTGTTTTTCAGTGTCGAACGCGCCGAGATGCGTTCTGGCCGGCCGAGTGTATCGTTCCTGGCTGAACGGCTTGATCTTTATCTGCAACAGAAGGAGGCCGTCGCACCACCGACAACGGTGAATGTCGTGCGCGGGGAGGTGAGACGGGCATGCGCGGCGACGGCTGTTGACGAACCCGGCATCTTCAGTTTGACGGTCCCGACCGGTGGCGGAAAGACACTCGCGTCGATGAGCTTCGCCCTGGAACACGCGCGGCTTCACCGACTTCACCGCGTCGTGGTGGCAATTCCCTTCACCTCGATCATTGAACAAACAGCAAGCGTGTTCCGTGATGTCTTCGGCGACGACGCGATCGTCGAGCATCACAGCGCTCTTGATCCGATTCACGAGAAGGCGCGAAATCGCATTGCTTCGGAAAATTGGGACGCGCCCCTTATTGTAACGACGAACGTGCAACTGTTCGAGAGTCTTCTGTCGAATCGACCGTCGGCCTGTCGAAAGCTTCATCGGCTAGCCCGTTCCGTCATCATTCTCGACGAAGCCCAGGCGTTGCCCGGACACCTGTTGCCCGCGATCCTCGACGTATTGGCGCGGCTGGTTCAGCACTACGGCGCAACCGTAGTGATCTGCACCGCGACGCAGCCAGCCTGGTTCCGATCAGAACGTCTGCCGATGGGGTTTGCTGATGTTCGGGAGATCTGTCCTTCCGACATGGATCTATTCGCGCGCCTGAGGCGCGTGGAAGCCACCGTCGAAAACGCGGACAAGGCGACGCCCTATGACGAGGTGGCGAGCTGGATCGCTGCGGAGCCCAATTGCCTTGCCATCGTTCATCGGCGCGACGATGCCCAGTCGTTGTGCCGAACGGTCGATGCCCGGCTTGCCGCGCCGTCTACGATCCACCTTTCAGCGCTAATGACTCCTGCGCATCGGTCGGAGGTGTTGGCGCAGGTTCGTCAATTGCAGCTGGCTGGCCGGCCCGTCCGTTTGGTGGCCACCCAATTGGTCGAAGCGGGCGTCGATCTCGACTTCCCGGTGGTATTTCGAGCGCTCGCCGGTCTGGACGCCTTGGCCCAGGCAGCGGGGCGCTGCAATCGCGAGGGACGGCTTGCTCGGGGAAGCCTGCGCATATTTATTGCGGAAACCGAACCGCCGCTTGGCGTGCCGCGGACCGGCCGCGACATCGCGCGAGTCATGATGGCCCGCCGACAGCTAGGGGATCTTTTCTCGCCCGCCGTTCAACTCCAATACTTCAGGGAGCTCTATGACCGCACAGACTTACGGCGTGGCCTGGAGTTGCAGAAACAACGGGCGAGCTTGAATTTCGCCACGGTATCCAAGTCTTTCCAGCTGATTCAAGACGGCTGGTCAGCCCCCCTGGTGATTGCGCACGGTGATGGAAAGTACCGTCTGGATGACCTCAAGGTGGCAGGACCGTCTCGATCCCGTCTGCGTGCCTTACAGAGATTCACCATCAATGTTCCTCGTCGTTTCCTGCTGAACTGGGTGAATGCTGGCGTGGTCAGCGTCGTTGCTGATTCGGTCCACGCCCTGGAAGGTCCCGCGCTGGCCAGTTACGACCCACGATTTGGCCTGATACCGGAACGCATGGGCTATATCGATCCGACTCAATTGATCGTCGGCTGA
- a CDS encoding heparin lyase I family protein, which yields MSWTSTFEKGDLSEWMPGVNPTKGTRKNVEVLGEQVYTGKYACKITVHPDDLFGQYVQDRVDIQHQSKLTGEGMDTWISGHYMMPADAGMRNEFAFWESNSTSQNVMDFWVAPKGAAGGGTTINFGVGFLGATKLWTADFTIGKWHQVAMHVHWSTNAQLGSVDVWYDGQQVVTAHKAQTKADNNSLFYQNGLHRISPANFVDTIYFDDFIEADTLAEAQIAAPIQPGGDGGVATDGGPMDDAAADGNVTGSGGAGGSGAGGESGSGGSSVDGGAGGASGAATGSGGARVMGGASGGGGSGVSGGGVATSHGCLVSGRRPPTMSLLGLLGLGAVVLSSRRRRR from the coding sequence GTGTCCTGGACCTCGACCTTTGAAAAGGGCGATCTGTCCGAGTGGATGCCCGGCGTCAACCCCACCAAGGGGACGCGCAAGAACGTCGAGGTGCTGGGCGAGCAGGTCTACACCGGCAAGTACGCCTGCAAGATCACCGTTCACCCCGACGATCTGTTCGGCCAGTACGTCCAGGACCGCGTCGACATCCAGCACCAGAGCAAGCTGACCGGCGAAGGCATGGACACCTGGATCTCCGGCCATTACATGATGCCCGCCGACGCCGGCATGCGGAACGAGTTCGCCTTCTGGGAATCGAACAGCACCTCGCAAAACGTCATGGATTTCTGGGTCGCGCCGAAAGGGGCGGCTGGCGGTGGCACCACCATCAATTTCGGCGTTGGTTTTCTCGGCGCCACCAAGTTGTGGACGGCCGACTTCACCATTGGCAAGTGGCACCAGGTGGCGATGCACGTCCATTGGTCGACGAACGCGCAGCTGGGCAGCGTCGATGTCTGGTATGACGGACAGCAGGTGGTGACCGCCCACAAGGCGCAGACCAAGGCGGACAACAACAGCCTGTTTTATCAAAATGGCTTGCATCGAATTAGCCCGGCGAATTTTGTCGACACGATCTACTTCGATGATTTCATCGAGGCCGACACCTTGGCCGAGGCGCAGATCGCGGCGCCGATTCAGCCCGGCGGCGACGGGGGCGTCGCCACCGACGGCGGTCCGATGGACGACGCGGCGGCCGACGGCAACGTCACCGGCAGCGGCGGCGCGGGTGGTTCCGGCGCCGGCGGCGAGAGCGGGAGCGGCGGTTCCAGCGTCGATGGAGGAGCGGGCGGCGCGTCCGGCGCGGCCACCGGCAGCGGCGGTGCACGGGTGATGGGCGGTGCGTCGGGCGGCGGCGGTAGCGGGGTCAGCGGGGGCGGCGTCGCGACCAGCCACGGCTGCCTGGTCTCGGGCCGCCGCCCTCCGACCATGTCTTTGCTCGGTTTGCTGGGCCTCGGCGCGGTCGTTCTGTCGTCGCGGCGCCGCCGTCGCTGA